A window of Streptomyces sp. N50 contains these coding sequences:
- a CDS encoding MFS transporter: protein MSASLSPARSEQGLIDRLGLPRPLVWGFVGLLLFMIGDGVESGYISPYLADHGAGSETRAAVAITVYGAVVTAGSWLSGALSDVWGPRRVMWLGLAVWGSLEVVFLAVALPTENYPLMLLAYGLRGFGYPFFAYGFLVWVLAGSPAHRLGSAVGWFYFAFTGGLPTLGSLLASGSEPLIGEYATLWISLVLVVTGGITALTGIRHATGGERLAAPEVSAGRSIANSVAILFSQPRIAIGCLVRIVNTAPQFGFLVFLPTVFADDLHFGTSGWLQLVFVLGAANIFANLFFGVLSDRLGWHRTLRWFGCVASAVSSLCLYFLPVHLSDRYWVAVLCAALYGITLAGFTPISVLMSLMAPGQKGNAIAVLNLGAGAATFVGPLIVTVFLGLIGPGGVTVVFACLYVLAGIAVCWLRIPEESQQAVAEGPPLAQVTAPAAERASA from the coding sequence ATGTCCGCATCTCTTTCGCCGGCCCGCAGTGAGCAGGGCCTGATCGACCGGCTCGGCCTGCCACGTCCGTTGGTGTGGGGGTTCGTCGGTCTGCTGTTGTTCATGATCGGCGACGGGGTCGAGTCCGGCTACATCTCCCCCTACCTGGCCGACCACGGCGCCGGATCGGAGACCAGGGCCGCGGTCGCCATCACCGTCTACGGCGCGGTGGTCACGGCCGGGTCCTGGCTTTCGGGGGCCCTGTCGGATGTGTGGGGGCCGCGCCGGGTCATGTGGCTGGGCCTTGCCGTCTGGGGCAGCCTGGAGGTCGTCTTCCTGGCCGTCGCCCTGCCCACCGAGAACTATCCGCTGATGCTGCTGGCCTACGGCCTGCGCGGTTTCGGCTATCCCTTCTTCGCCTACGGCTTCCTGGTGTGGGTGCTGGCCGGCAGTCCCGCGCACCGGCTCGGCTCGGCCGTGGGGTGGTTCTACTTCGCCTTCACCGGCGGCCTGCCGACCCTCGGCTCGCTCCTGGCCAGCGGCAGCGAACCGCTGATCGGCGAATACGCGACCCTGTGGATCTCCCTCGTGCTGGTCGTCACGGGCGGCATCACCGCGCTGACCGGAATCCGTCACGCGACGGGCGGCGAGCGTCTGGCGGCGCCGGAGGTGTCCGCGGGGCGCAGCATTGCCAACAGCGTCGCCATCCTCTTCTCCCAGCCGCGCATCGCGATCGGGTGCCTGGTGCGGATCGTCAACACCGCACCGCAGTTCGGGTTCCTCGTCTTCTTGCCCACGGTGTTCGCCGACGACCTGCACTTCGGCACCTCGGGGTGGCTGCAGTTGGTGTTCGTCCTGGGCGCGGCGAACATCTTCGCCAATCTCTTCTTCGGAGTGCTCAGCGACCGTCTGGGCTGGCACCGCACCCTGCGCTGGTTCGGCTGCGTCGCCTCCGCGGTCAGCTCCCTGTGCCTGTACTTCCTGCCCGTCCACCTCAGTGACCGGTACTGGGTGGCTGTGCTGTGCGCGGCGCTGTACGGCATCACCCTGGCCGGTTTCACGCCGATCTCGGTGCTGATGTCGCTAATGGCCCCCGGGCAGAAGGGCAACGCCATCGCGGTGCTCAACCTCGGAGCCGGTGCCGCCACCTTTGTCGGGCCGCTGATCGTGACGGTGTTCCTGGGCCTGATCGGCCCGGGCGGGGTGACGGTCGTCTTCGCCTGCCTGTACGTGCTGGCCGGGATCGCGGTGTGCTGGCTGCGGATTCCCGAGGAATCGCAGCAGGCGGTGGCGGAAGGTCCCCCCTTGGCACAGGTCACCGCCCCGGCGGCCGAACGGGCCAGCGCGTGA